In Pygocentrus nattereri isolate fPygNat1 chromosome 19, fPygNat1.pri, whole genome shotgun sequence, the sequence tgatgacgatgacgaCAATAGTGAAATCGCAGGCTTATTTCTTGTACTCCCCAGCGCTGATGTAGCCGAGCACTCTGTTGATGGTGACGGTGCGGATGTGGAGACCCTTCAGCCATTTGCACAGATCCATGCGGTCATAGAACGGGTCTGTGGCTACCCAGGTCTGATACGGAAGAAgacaaaagggttaaatgaaagctcatacatacatacacagtactGCACCGACGGCAtctgagaaaataagttatttattCGGACAGTAAGTGTTTGTTACGTTTAATTATAAAAACAACCTGCtttatgtgtatttattcaGGCAAGATAcactatatacatacatacatacatacatacatatatatatatatcgctgctgtttaACCAATTTTTTCCAAAccagtttttgacatggtttgacaatgcctgttgccctttacatcgGGTGAAAATTTCCTGACATATGGACCAAAATTGCTTGgacaaaagtctggttccattgacttacattaaaagtcaatggaaaaagtatgttgtttccttctcctgtaaaattattattttggagatacaaggtcaCCTTGTAAAAGTCACCACTTTTTTGGGCAGTGACACTATACAGtcaaaagttacagcacattttatattagtAGAAAAATGGCAgatttaagtgtgttccctgtagaggatgtgttgacttcAACTTTTGCACACCTCTGTAAACCAACTTAACATCGTTTGAGCCTCTGTATCCAAGTCCAATCTACTTTTCTGaggatgaacagagagagagagagagagagagagagagagagacttactGTTGTTTGGGGCTCCTTGCTTTTTGGCAGTAGTGGACATTCCTATCAGGAAAAGAACGCATGGATGAGGGTCATTCTCACAAAACGTTCATAATcatcacacaaataaacaatcgatctatctatctgtctatctatctatctatctatctatctatctatctatctatctatctatctatctatctatacatacatacacacacacacacacacacacacatatatatatatatgtgtgtgtgtgtgtgtgtgtgtgtgtgtgatgcgaTTCACCAAAAGTACCATCATCATTAACTCTTTAATCTTCATGGATCTCAGTCTACTACATTCttaaaagatggctcttcaagggttctttagtaaagacagtgcatagagccatgaacacatttgcatgcttaaatggacTTTTATGGTGAAATGGGTCTTTAAATTCATATAGAATTTCAagcttcaatctgaagaaccatgccacagaccatttaagcatgcaagtagttcttttagtgttcatgactctatacagaaccactgtctttactaaagaacccttgaagagccatcttttaagagtgtataagaCTAACATCTGTATATGAGTGTAACTAGCTCAGTCATGTAGCTACAGAGTGATAAGCTTTCATGTGGACATTGAAGGTAAAGAGGTTAATTTATAATAGCAGGTTTATGaaatactaaggcttattattcagttactacaggGACGttatgcaaactggctgagctattcttaggttacagaagtgtgtaataacaatGGGCCTGCTGAAGAGCTCTGGCCATTTGAAGGGgttaaagaactatttaagtCAGTTTCGATCTCATCAcaatctgctgcatctgtaatGTACTGATAACCACAAACAGTAATCTCGAAGCATTTCTCTATGTctagtaaaagaacagaaagcccGCTGACTCAAAGCGGCAGCCCACTGACTTCTTTGATGAATGTTTCAGGGTTTCTGTTCAGGGAAAAGTTGAAATTATTTCTGTTGTAATAGACTGTATGCTACAGATGTGGTGAACACAGAAAGTTATTTTGAATAACTTTGAaccatttgaaatgtttatgaatgcactgcctgtggttggtacagtgtagtAACACCTctgctctctatgctgttcagtgccccacctgggcaGCTACCCTGTGTTagaccaataagagtccttgggcaagactccttaCTCTAcctgtgttaatgttaattGTAAGTAGCTCTTGATAATAGCATCTGCCCAATGCCATAAatttaaatgagatgttttagttttgagaaagttttggcCTTGCAAGATTTACCActccagatttaccactatgtAATCTATGAACATtccataaaactcagaagacacgtgtagctttactggtggttttggatagtacataAAAGGCCTATTTgcgttgtagtcatggcgacctctgtttcctatcaccaccactataaagaggTCTGAGCCTCTACAAtcaatttcacaccaaaccactctaaatgactgtttacactCCAATGTAATcttggaaaattggtggaattcccttatttataatgcatttagAATGGGAGTGCAGTCTTATACCTCCTGAAGGGTTTGTATCAGGCTGGTAATGGAGGTGAGCTCAGTGATGGATTGAGATTTCTGCTTCTGATCCAGAGTCTTCACATAGTCTCTCAGCATCAGCTTGTAATGCTGCAGGTCTCCTCTGATGTTCTCCAGACATTCAGACTGCGGAGAGACGAGAGTCAGCACAATACAGACATACTCAAACCTCCCGTGGCAACTTGCACACTTCGAACTGTGTGTGATGTGATATGATTGACTATTGTACTATATTAAACTCTAATGGACCGTATGTTGGTCCACATGTCCAAAATGTTATATTTGCAATATGTATTCACAAtcaatactgaataatatgccttaaaatgaataactgaatcGTAAGCTTGGGGTAGAAATGAAACAAAGCCTCAGTTCATTATGTGTTTTGTAGGAATGTGTGCCTCACCTCACTGAATGAAGAGCTGTTTTGGTCAAAACACGTCACATACTGTAGACGACACACAGAACACAGTGAGGATGAAAAAGCTGCATCACGCAGAGATATCGGTATCACTCACAGGAAAAGGGTATTAAAGATATACAAAGGTATATAAAGGTattaaagaaaacaacacacataaaaatgttttatgacgGTCAGAGACTTTTGTCTTATAAGGCTGCGATTGTGTCAGGCTTTTGTTTTATAAGGCTGCAATTGTGTCAGGCTGTTGTTTTATCAGGCTTTTTCAGGCTGTCATCCTATAAGGCTGTTATTTTATCAGTCTTATAAGGCTGTGATTGTGTCAGGCTTTTGTCTAATAAGACTGTAATTGTGTCAGGCTGTTGTCTTATAAGGCTGTAATTGTGACAGGCTCTCATCCTTTAAAGCTGTTATTTTATCAGGATTTTTTCAGGCTGTCATCCTataaggcttttattttatgagGCTTTTTTCAGGCTCTCATCCTATAAAGTTGTTATTTTATCAGGCTTTTTTTCAGGCTGTCATCCTATAAGGCTGTTATTTGATGAGGCTTTTTTCAGGCTCTCATCCTATATGGCTGTTATTTGATGAGGCTTTTTTCAGGCTCTCATCCTATAAGGCTGTTATTTGATGAGGCTTTTTTCAGGCTCTCATCCTATAAGGCTGTTATCAAGCTGTTGCCATATTAGGCAGTTATTATCTGAAGCTGTGATTTTAATAGGCTGTGATCCTCTAAGGCTGTTATTGTCTAAAGCTGTTGTAAGGTTGTTACTCAAGTTAACTCCTAGTGAACTTGCCTTATCATGCCTAAAACCCAATGGCTCAGTGTGTGGGTCCACACTTCAATTCGTCGTCtactatataactatataacatAATACTGCATTATTTACCGCAGACCAAAGAATAAGTCGTACCTGGTCGGGCTGGCACACAGCGACCGTCTGGCTGTCGGGCCTCAGTTCAGCGCGCAGCTCCGTGCAGTTAAAGCCGTGGAACAAGGCGCCGCTGCCCCTCCGTTCCTCCAGCGCCTGAGTGCGTAAAATCCCATTAACATCCAGCGCAACAGGTCTGAACTGTAAACAACACTGGCTGCTTCATCACTGCGACCTCATCCCGACTACTTACTGCATCCAGGACTCTCCTCAGCCCGAACAGAAGAGATCTGGCATGTCTGGTGCAGAGCGCTGCGTCCGGCCCCGGCGGCGCGCTGCTGGGTACTGGATTCGCCAAAGCTCCTCCGCAGAGAAGCGCAACAGTGACCAGACACAAAGCCGTGCCTGCGCGCGCACAGAGCAAAACAGTCGttatttgttggtttgtttgtttatttattaagctgtcaacacatttaaatgaatgtttatcCTAAAGCAGCCGTTCCACTCAAACAGCGCTACAGCTGTGAGCGGAGTGGAGAAAAAGCGGACAGAGCTGACCGTACTCACTGTACATGGTTAGTGAGAGTGTCAGTATCTCCTCGGGCTTCTCGTCCTGTCCTCGTGCTGTGCCTTGGAGCAGTTTAGAGGCCGGTAATGTGGAGCCCTTTTTTTATAAGCATCCCATGGAAGGGATTTCCCATAAACATCTTCAGTGCGTGTGGATGACCACAAGGCGAGTAAGGCTGCAGCTCTGAGACTGTAACGGACTGAAACTGGAAATAACAGTCTCTCGAGACTGAGGGGCACATCAAACCAAGTGGGCAGAAGACGCGTTTCTTTTCCGAACTAACAGCGCGCGTACAGCGAAGGAGCTTTACAAACAGGACGGCCACTAGGTGGCGCGCAGGGACACACGAGCGCAGACCCACGGCCGTTCCCAAGCGCAGGTCCCGCCTCCTGCTCCAGGATTGGCTGACGGTGTGTCAGACTCGCATTTAGGGGGTTGCCTGAGCACGAGTGGGGAAAAATAACACGTCTTTCAACGTCTCACAGTTTCGCCCGCTTGTCGCGCTCCAGCGtattaatcattaattaataaagagaagaagaagctaCACGATATATGACATGGAGGAGTGTAAAAAGAAAGCAGGAGAAGGTTTAAAAAGCACATGTAGAGATTTATGACCTCAGTCCGAGGCCTGATGCCGCAGTTATGAACATAAACCACTCCAGCGTTTTTCTTCAGAGGCGGTTGCCAGGTTGGAGTAAAGCTCATATAGGAATGTTAGGCTGTCAGGCTTTCACCCTGTACAGCAACTCCTATATAGTCTTATACAGTCTTATAAGACTCTTATTATCTAATactgttattttaattttatctgGCTGTTTTATATTAAGGCTGGTATTTCATTAGGctgttgtatatatatatatatatatatatatatatatatatatatatatatatatatatatatatatatatgagactCTGCCAtcatatatgtcatatatatatatcagctaAAATTTATATATCATGAAGCTGTTATGTcatcatatatatgtatgtatcatATATTACTTGAAAGATAACATTATCATATGTTACCAAACTGTAAATATAGTAGAATAATAATCTTGGATGAACACCccccctatatatatatatatatcgctgttgtcggatcaaaaccttgtttctccaaaatagtaactttgcaggagaaggaaaaaacacactttacttttaatggaagtcaatggaaacattttgggtcatttcattTAGCCGATTCATTAtgacatatgtatatatataatgtatatagttTACTGTAGATCAATCAAAATCACTATAAATGTGATGTCTTACAGCTTCACATGATCTAAATGAATACTCAACttccatttgttcattttttccttctaaTACTGTTACCATGCATagaataatagaataataatataatatgatataaaaaATGGTTCAAATCAAATGTAGAACAAACATATTTCCTCTAGTGTTGTAGGAAAAGTACCCTATGTtattataacaacaacaacaacaacaataataacaattatcattattattattattatatacttataaaacatggttctttaagggttctttagtaaagacaatggttctatatctaACCATGAAtagtcaaagaaccatttgtagggtgaaatggttctttagactgtatatggttcttcatagaacattatacaatacaaaatgtaaataaataaaaatgcttctgtaCAGCAACTAAAAAGTTCTCCTGTTGTTACAGTGTCACGTTTTTGGCAACACTTCATTTGAAGGCGAACTACACATGAGCTTTATAACACATGCAATAGCgcaaatattttataaagtaaactacactgtataaacagctttaaactatttaacaacactgttatgaagcacGATAACCAAGCATATAAGGTAGATTTTAGCGCTCCATTTATGAGTTCTGTGAAAGATTTTGATGCCCTGAGTCCTGGAGGTCCTCTTAATATAAACTTCTGTCTTACACGCTCCGTTGCTTgggaatgatgcttcataaACACTGTTGTAAATATAACAAATGTCCGTCACTTTAGTTCAAAGTCCCTTATGTCAACTTCATATAACAGATCTTATGTCATCGCACAGGTACtgacataagctgttcataaacactAAAGTATTACTTTTTAAGTATTCAAGTATGTACTTTTTACTTAttactgcaccttcaatctagcaaatctgtactgacacatatagattgacatcCTGTACATCTTTTATCCAGGTCTTGTATGatctggaagatttctatatcCGTATTCTATTCCCTTTTGCTGGAatcctatttatttatctacctCAGACTCAGCAACTGCACGTGCAGTAATGTGTATGACAGTGCATGTCATAgctttatttcataacttattactgtacaactgtacattgtgCAATActagtggaaatacaaggttttttgGTTTTCGTCTGACAACAGCaagtaaaatgtgtgtgtatatatatatatatatatatatatatatatatatatatatatatatatatatatatatatatatatagtatttaagTACTACAGGGGGCTACTACCTAAGATTTTTACTCACCTTCATACTTGCataaatgtgatgtgatgatgagatttgatttgattttaaatgcattattcagTGCCACTCAGTCTCTTTTAAACAAAGTATTAGTTCCTCATATAAACGTTCAGCCTGGCATGTGTCCACTAACATGACAAATTGTTGGCAATATTTGAGTCTATTACTTTACTAAgaattcatcatttttaaaattcccCATCACCTACCGCTGCCTCCACCCTACTCCACTGTGGGATGGAGTTCCTCAGTACTGtgccttttttaaaattctgttaCACTCTTCTCATTATCACAGAGGCTCTGGAGGGCCCTCAAGATGTTCTGCTAGGTCATGCTCTACTGTACCGCTGCTTTATGCTCTCCTGATGCCTTCGAGGCGCTGATAAGCTTCTTATGAAGTTCATTTCAAAAGTTCCACTGACATACATTTGGAATAATTCAAATATCAAAAATTTCTAATGAAGTATTGAGATTTCAGGGGCGAATCTGTAAAAAGAAAACGTATGACGTTTAACGCTATTAATATAATCTCATGATTCATTTTAATCTTAATATGTATTGTTCAGTGTCCACTATAAATTATTCCATAACTACCataatatatgcatatgtacTAGAAATGATTCGCtattatacattattcagtatcgactatgaaatattctgtatctactataaattattcagtatgtactataaattattcagtaactattataaatcgATCAATATCTAgtaagaattattcagtaactgttataaattattcagtatctactatgaattatttagtaactactgtgaattattcagtatccactaccaattattcagtaaataccaTTCATTATTCAATCAATACTACAAATTAtgtagtaactactatgaattattctacTGTAAAACTAATAAGTTATGCAGTTATTACAGTGAGTTTAAGTGCCCGCTAACATACTTTTAGGTATGAGGTTTAAAAAGaatgttaattattaatatCGAAACAATTCTGTAAGTGCTTTTTGAGTAAAATAACTACTAAACTTATCTCTTATAGGCTCCATTGAACCATGGCTTTGGAAAATCtaataaactgataaatcaatgatgTAATATTTTCCACAGTACTTTTGTTTCCATTGTCTTTTTGGGGATGATGGCGACATCAACTCTTTTGGGACTGTTTTACTGCATTCACTTGAATGTTGTGGGTATCAATGGTTTCTGTATGTAATCTTTTCCCACGCTCCTCTCtctagagaaggagagagggaactGAAGAAAATTCAAATCCCAATTTACTGTGAATATGTTTTGGTGAATATGAATATACCTATAtacctatatacatatatatatatatatatatatatatatatatatatatatatatatatatatatacgtaccTATATAAGTACCTGTTAACAGTTCACACAGCTGAGGTGACCCCATGTGTGATGTTGTTTAAATGCTTTCATGTTTAGGCGAATATGGACCCAAAACTGGAAGGGGGTTCCACAGGGTTCCTTAAGAAATCTCTCAGTAGATGAAAAAGTTTTATACCAATTAAGGGTTTTAGAAAGctaatttttgtttatatattagcCTAGAAGGttaaatttctcaaaaaaacccacaaaattATTGTGCATATTACACAAACtcatttatgttttcattttttaatagtggatttttttatttaaaaaaaataccctTTAATTAAGGAAACAGCCCTTTCTTCTTTTCCCTTTACTTTTTAGGATGACCGTTAAGATGAGATGGAATTTCTACATCTTATGTCATGTGACAAATATAGTTAGCGTATGGGCTCTGAGATCACATTTCAACAAATGCAATAATCTAAAGTACAgcaaaaaccttttatctcATACCGTGTCCATTTCATTGGCCTTCTTTTTCTCACACATGTTCTTGGGAAGTTTTCTGTACTTGTGGTCAAGTGTTTACTTTCAAACAGGTTATGCAACATAGGgattttttcagaaatgttgatTTTATATCACTGGAATTACTATGATTTAATGCAGGTGGAGATCAGCCAGTTTGCTCTGTAATTCTGAAACTGAAAATACGTTATCAGTACTGCAAATtaagagaccacctttcattcgTTTAATTTAcagacaaaacagccattaagtacaggttTCATTTATAtgtttcaggagatatttctgaggagattagaatTAAGACAATTCACTTttataaaaaagagaaagtcaaagaaaggtaagtgaaaaaaacaggagtttcccaAACTTGAGCAattgggcctcctaacaaccacctggaagaccttgTAGAtgccaaaactgccccatcagataaacagcatttaaagctttcatgtttgagagagatgagaaaatcaagctgcttcagatctgaaaacatccacaggtgtttctgtccatccttccactgtgagcagGCGACttagtgctgtgggtctgaaaggatgtgtagctgtcaagaagaacatCACTGAtaaaaaggagatggacacatcaaacaaagaagctgaaaaatGGACTGACCGTCCCAGAGagctcagcatcactgaatgtgtttcgattacttcagaaaaatattaactcatttagaacttgatggcagcagcGCAtctcaaaaagttgggacagggccgtgTCTGCCGTTGTGTAGTATCCCCTCATCTTTTAACAAGAGTCTGTAAACGTCTGGGAAGTgagttttgggggaaaaaaactccattttggtcatttttcatttttgtaaatttatagtgtaaatttcatgaagaatggtccaaaagaaatggcccaaatgacttgggaaaatgtctggttctattgacttacattaatagtaaatttaaaagtaattttttttcctataaagttaccattttggagattttcttccgacaacagtgaaatACTGTTCGGCATTGATGatgcctttccagatgtgtaagctgcccacacCATAGGTTCTAATgcaaccccagaccatcagagatgatGGGTTTTGAACTGTACACAAGTAATAAGCTGGATAGTCCCTTTCCATTATGCGTCTGCAGGACACGGCATctgtggtttccaaaaagaacttccaattttgattcatctgaccacagaacagttttctgttttgcctcagtccattgtaagtgagctctggcccagaaaAGATGGCAGCGTTTCTGGTGTTTatatatggcttcttctttgcatgatacagcatTAACTTGCAATTGTGGATTGCACAGCATaatgtgttcacagacaatgat encodes:
- the il12a gene encoding interleukin-12 subunit alpha, with protein sequence MYSTALCLVTVALLCGGALANPVPSSAPPGPDAALCTRHARSLLFGLRRVLDAALEERRGSGALFHGFNCTELRAELRPDSQTVAVCQPDQYVTCFDQNSSSFSESECLENIRGDLQHYKLMLRDYVKTLDQKQKSQSITELTSITSLIQTLQEECPLLPKSKEPQTTTWVATDPFYDRMDLCKWLKGLHIRTVTINRVLGYISAGEYKK